The sequence GTCGCACGCCGCCCCAGAGGGGAACAATGCGCGCCTCAAAGGCCAGGAGAAATGGCCGCAGCCAGATCCGCCCACGGACCCACGGCGCCAATGTATTGTcaccatgtccacacacacacgcgcgcgcgcgtgcCTAGCTGCCACGCCACCATTGGCCACTAGATAAGGATCGCGCCCCCACACGCTTGAGGCCTCGCTACCCGAAAAGACACGCAGGTGGGAGGAGACTCcccgccgcagccgcagccacGCGGGCTTCGCTTGGCGGcgcaaggaggaggaaggagagggaaagggaggaggcggcggcgctagggttggccCTCGGGTCACTTGTGGAAGCGACTTGGGGCCAAGATTGGAATGGGTGAGATTAATTATATGCACACGAGGTTATGTCTCCCCGTAGCGGCTCCCGCGACTAGGCGGGCGCTAGGGTTTCCCCCgctcccctcccgccgccgccgaccctccCGCCACCGTCGGCCGTCGGCCTCGCCCCCCGCCTCCGCCCCCCTTCCGCCCTACCCTTCCTCCGTCTaggccgcctcgcgccgcctccccgggaggtggTCGGGGCGGAGCTCGCGCCCCTCGCCCGCAGGTCCCCTCCTCCCCCGTCTCCCCTCGCCgccgtcggcgggcgcccccggcgctggcccgggtggtgccggcggcggcgggccctcCAGTCCCCGCGCGCACGTGCTCCCTTCCCGGGGCAGGAAGGCGACGGCGGTGCAGCCCGGCTTGGCTGCGGTCCGGTGGCCCTGCGACGGCGGCCGGCGGCAGGCGTGGTGACGGCGTCGCTCCTTGGCGGCGGGACGGCGTGGCGGTGCTGGGTGGCCGTCGacgcgcccccggcccagatctgggcccgacGGGCCCCATATGGGCCCTAGCGGGCCGGCCCCCCGGCGTGATCTCGTTGTAtgcggcgcggtgaggaggaggagtggctcggacatggggcgtcggcgccgacggcgtgccggcagcagcgcgaaggcgggagctttacTCCGAGCCGGGGCATGTGGGCCtacgggcctggtgtgctcctgctattgcgtccggatGGCTACCGTCGCTGAcagtggaggtggggccctcccgcgtgccgatggTGCTGATGCCTAGTCCCGGCTCTGATTCTTCGTCGTGCTGTCCTCACTTCGCGGTGCCGTGATGAGACAGCGTGGAGGCCTCATGACCgcgttggcgcagggtggtggttggtttggtggcgagatccggagcgcccgaggtgcgggttgggatcgggggaaacccctgtcggcgtgGCCGACTCCGGCGCGGTGGCGCATGTGGGTGCCACCTGACCTTtcgggagggcgtcgggggctacccttcctctcgcaTCGTCATGTACTTGGGGAAACCCTTggcaacagcgtcgtcatcgtcgcgttccttcttggaggtgttgattggtgtcggcgcttcggagtcttggagcctagtggaTGAGCCCGGTGGGCGCAgcgatcgcgaggcttcttcgtttttgttgatccgccgttgtcggcatttgtttcttttgctctttttctgttgtttcttttgggcgtgactgtgctgaTTCCGCCCCAGCACATATCCCTGTatggttcggttggttgctttgtatacaaaacggaagaaaccctttttcggtaattgTATGCATTCTTGCGCGCTTCTCTCAGATAGTGACAACAGTGAGTGCCTTCGGTGATATGGGACATTTGAAAGACACGCAGCAAAGTGTGCTTCTACGAGGGAGTTTCCACGGGAGCTACGTGACATCATTCacttgatatgttgttactgctgGAGTTTTGACATCATCTATTtcgggtgataaggtttttgggtcTATTTTGTGTATTTTGggccttttgagtcctgtacggaagaaggatgataaggtttttgggaagcgctctgcgcgactactgacttcttcgccacggacgccccggactccgacgactacttccccgacgacgactacttccccgacgtcgacaaccttctcaacgacatggaggacaccgaccccaagtccagtgcctctgctccggctgctgtccagtacgtgttcttgtttttcctgttagagatcctgccacagttccttgttctactGTTTGCCCTACACATGTTAGGATCtacctcatatatgcatcttgatctactgtctgctcgagagatgatcggttctagctcatatatgcagatattatttaccttcactttgtcaaatcgcatgacttgttttatcactgctatactagtcatgttttatctagtatttctgttaataaaatcattcggtaaattgctcatatttccaacagttacatTGATGATTGGACTGGTATTCAAAAGGGAAAAGTGACGGTGGTTCTGCGACAAGAATCCAAAAGACTTTTGGTGGTGGCGACTGAGGTATTTGATCGTGGCAAAGAATAGATACCGGGCGGAGCGGCGCATTGCGAGTTTGCAGACTGCATCGTCGTAACACATTGAAACCAGAAAAGGCTTCAGGGATCAATACTGTGATATCATATTTGGCACGGTGCCTAATGATTTTTTCAACCAGAAAAACCTCAAATTGTCTTGTTACAAGTCGGGAGATCCGTTTCACAAAAAGAAAAACACAGTTAATTTACCactttagggcatctccagcgctgaccCTAAATTTCCTCCCGCATCGCGGATACGTATGGAGGAGCCAGCCATCCAACACTACCCGCATACGTTTCAAACCGCATTTCAACTAACCAGGCGGAATTCATGCAAATGGGCTGAATTTCATATAAACCggacaaaattcattacatttcggacATATTTGAACTAAACCATAATCTAAATAATCGCCGGCGTCCGTCTGAGCGTGAGCACCGTGAAATGGAGGTCCAGCTCCGCCTTCGCAGTCTCCAGCTctgcctccacctccacctccgcaaTGGCTAATTAGCGATCGGCTCACCAAGCTTAGTTGCAGCGAgaggggaggagcggtggccttcttgggacccaGCACCGAcgacctaccatgcactactcttctTTGTTGTCGGCTGCACCAGCGGACATGCCGGCGGCAGCGTGTTGCGGCGGCCGTCACGGAGTTGccaacctcgtcgccgtcgtcggagTCAGGCCCGTAAACCTCATCGGCCTCCTAGTCGATCTCATTTTAGGCGGCCTCTAAATCCTCTTGATACTGATGGTAGCGCCAGCGGTCGCGGCGGATGTCGCAGGCGGAGTGGTAGGACTTGAGCGGCGCCTCCTGCTTGTCCACCTCCACGTCTGTCGTGATGCCGGAGATGAGTAGCTCCTCCACGCATCGATGCTCGTCGGGGAGGCAGACGTTGTAGGCTTGGTTGGCCTGCGCCTGCCGAAACACGGTCTCCTGCTCCTCCGACACCATGTCAGCATAATGGACACAGCCTCGCCAAGGTGATGCCAACATTAGCTGGCGAGGATGATGGCGGCGGCCGCCTTTGTCATTGGCGCGTGCTCAGCGTCGGCCTCCGATGAGCTCGTCCGCCTTGTGGCATGCCATTCGGCAGCAATGGCCGCAAGCTCCTTCTTTTGGTCGGaggagagccccccccccccccccccacaaagctttgaagtttGAGTAGGCCATGGCGGGCGTTCTGCGGAGAGGAGGAGATAGAGAGGGGAGGAGGGTGGATGGATGCAGCTACGTTGCTGGCCTGCGGTTTAAATAGCGGGCTGAGGGCAGGGCAGGCGGCGAGGTCCTTAATGGTGGTCCACAGAGGGATGGGTAGTACCGGAGTAGATTCCACAGCAACCGTGTGCGCTTAATGGAGGCAGACGGACGGACCGGTGTCATTTAAATGCGAAGAGACGTCGCCTTCATCGAGAAGCGGTGCGGGCAGCGCTCTCATCCGGCGTCGCTTCAATGCCGgctccagtgagaggtcgtgtccgctctggttCGGCATGAATGCGGCGCTGACCAGCATCTAGCGGGAAAGCACGCGGGTAAGGGAGGAGGGGTTTTGGTGGTCTACGGTAGTCACGGACGGGCGTGGCAGTGGTCCAGACGCCCGCAAAGCCccgccccccacacacaccgacAGACTCAAAATTTGTGTCCGGTTTACGAGAAAAAGGCGCATCTGAATCAACCTGCAGACGGATGCAGGAACGGGTGGTTTAAGGGTCGACGTTGAAGGCAAGTATAAAGTTCATATACCCGCCAAAAAAAATTAAAGTTTACATGCTGCCTTCCTGCATGCAAGGTTTCGCGTATGTACACAGATACGTGTGTCTCTAGTGCTTTTTGGTTAGCTTGAGCTAGAAATAAGAccgtttcccgcaaaaaaaaaaagagctaGAAATAAGACCTGAATCACATCACATAGTGCTGACTGCTGAGCGTCGACACAAGCTTCTTGTCCATTCTGGAGTCCTCCTTCGCAACTTGTCTATCTCTTTGGCGTTTCCTGGAGCCCTCCGCACGGTGGCCTCCACGTCCGCGTAGTCGCTGCCTCGCTCCACGTAGAGGGTAATTCATGGCCGGGAGCAGTTCGCGACGTGGGCATcgccgcggccaccgtgcccacctcgtcACGGGTTGGCTCTCGAGGAGCACGGCCTATAAATTGTGCCCACTCTCTCGGAACAATACATCATCAAACACTCAGCGACACAACAACAATCAGAACTGTACTAGCCATCATCTTTGCCTGTTGCAGCATCTGTAGCTTTTTTCTGTCCTTTCGTGCATCTTCCGTCCGCGGCTGATCAATGGCGACTGTGATGGCCATGGGCTCCTTCGCCGGTGCCGCCGTCCTGCCGCGGGGCTCGGCTGGCCGCTTCGGCGCCCGGTCTCTGCCAGCGCTGGGCCGACGCACCCTCATCGTCAGGGCACAGACAAACAAACCCAAGACGAGCACCTCAATCTGGAACGCGCTGGCGTTCAGCGGCCCTGCGCCGGAGCGAATCAACGGGCGCCTTGCCATGGTAGGCTTCGTGACGGCGCTTGCGGTGGAggcagggcgcggcgacgggcTCCTCTCGCAGCTCGGCAGTGGCACCGGGCAGGCGTGGTTCGCCTACTGTGTGGCGGTGCTGTCCGTGGCGTCACTGGTGCCGTTGCTCCAGGGCGAGAGCGCCGAGGGCAGAGCCGGCGCCATCATGAACGCCAACGCGGAGCTCTGGAACGGCCGCTTCGCCATGCTCGGCCTCGTCGCGCTCGCCGCCACCGAGATCATCACCGGCGCGCCTTTTATCAACGTGTAAACTAGCTTTGTTGTCTCGACCGGATAACACAACCTGTAGCTAGTACTAGTAGGACATGTAAATGATGAGAGCTGATCATCCTTGTATTCTTTGCA comes from Triticum aestivum cultivar Chinese Spring chromosome 5B, IWGSC CS RefSeq v2.1, whole genome shotgun sequence and encodes:
- the LOC123112045 gene encoding low molecular mass early light-inducible protein HV90, chloroplastic-like, which translates into the protein MATVMAMGSFAGAAVLPRGSAGRFGARSLPALGRRTLIVRAQTNKPKTSTSIWNALAFSGPAPERINGRLAMVGFVTALAVEAGRGDGLLSQLGSGTGQAWFAYCVAVLSVASLVPLLQGESAEGRAGAIMNANAELWNGRFAMLGLVALAATEIITGAPFINV